ACGCCGGAGAAGGGTTATGTGCTGCTGGAGACCGGCTATGGCCCGTCCGGCCTGCCGCATATCGGCACCTTCGGCGAGGTGGCGCGCACCACCATGGTGCGCCAGGCCTTTCAGCGCCTCAGCGACATCCCGGCCCGGCTGTTCTGCTTCTCCGACGATATGGACGGTTTCCGCAAGGTGCCGGACAATGTGCCGAACAAGGACATGCTGGCGGCGCATCTGGGCAAGCCGCTGACTTCCGTGCCCGACCCGTTCTCGAACGAATATTCGAGCTTCGGCGAGGCCAATAACGCGCGGCTGCGTGCCTTCCTCGATTCCTTCGGCTTCGAGTACGAGTTCCAGTCGGCAACCGACTGGTACAAGTCGGGCCGGTTCGATCCGATGCTGCTGGCGATGCTGCGGCATTACGAGGAAATCCAGGCAGTCATGCTGCCCACGCTGGGCGCCGAGCGGCAGCAGACCTATTCCATCTTCCTGCCGATCTGCCCGAAGACCGGCCGGGTGCTGCAGGTGCCGGTGGTCGAGACCAGGCCGGACGACGGCACCATCATCTATCGCGGCGAGGATGGCGCGCTGGTGGAGACGCCGGTGACCGGCGGCAATGTGAAGCTGCAATGGAAGGCCGACTGGGCCGGCCGCTGGTTCGCGCTGGGCGTCGATTACGAGATGTACGGCAAGGACCTCATCCCCTCGGCCGAGCTGTCGGCGAAGATCGTGCGCATCCTCGGCGGCAAGGCCCCGGAAGGCTTCGCCTACGAGCTGTTCCTGGACGACAAGGGCCAGAAGATTTCCAAGTCGAAGGGCAATGGCCTGTCGGTCGAGGAATGGCTGACCTATGCCCCGCCGGAGAGCCTGGCGCTGTACATGTTCCAGTCGCCGCGCAAGGCAAAGCGGCTGTATTTCGACGTGATCCCGCGCGCCGTGGACGATTACCGCACCTTCGTCGGCAAGTTCGCCGAGGAGGAGGAGGCGAAGAAGCTGGAGAACCCGGCCTGGCACATCCATGCCGGCAATCCGCCGGCGCCGGACAGCACCGGCCTGACCTTCGGCATCCTGTTGAACCTCGCCAGCGCCTGCCATGCCGA
This window of the Oceanibaculum nanhaiense genome carries:
- a CDS encoding lysine--tRNA ligase; the encoded protein is MIPIQPFERELAPAARAWPFEEARKLVERTAGKTPEKGYVLLETGYGPSGLPHIGTFGEVARTTMVRQAFQRLSDIPARLFCFSDDMDGFRKVPDNVPNKDMLAAHLGKPLTSVPDPFSNEYSSFGEANNARLRAFLDSFGFEYEFQSATDWYKSGRFDPMLLAMLRHYEEIQAVMLPTLGAERQQTYSIFLPICPKTGRVLQVPVVETRPDDGTIIYRGEDGALVETPVTGGNVKLQWKADWAGRWFALGVDYEMYGKDLIPSAELSAKIVRILGGKAPEGFAYELFLDDKGQKISKSKGNGLSVEEWLTYAPPESLALYMFQSPRKAKRLYFDVIPRAVDDYRTFVGKFAEEEEAKKLENPAWHIHAGNPPAPDSTGLTFGILLNLASACHAESKDVLWGFIKSYAPGATPEGDPQLDGLVGFALNYYRDFVAAHKAYRAPSEAERAAFEKLAADLQAAPADASAEDLQNIFYEVGKTILPDDLRGWFKTVYEVLLGQEQGPRMGSFVQLYGRDNMVALIRKALDGKLA